From a region of the Falsibacillus albus genome:
- a CDS encoding TIGR01457 family HAD-type hydrolase codes for MKNYKGYLIDLDGTMYRGKEKIEEAGDFVHRLKDNGIPYLFVTNNSSRRPEQVAEKLQNFDIPAAPEQVFTTSMATASYIYERKNDASIYVIGEEGIRNALEEKGLSLVDENPDFVVVGIDRSITYEKLALGCLGVRNGAVFISTNGDIAIPTERGLLPGNGSLTSVITVSTQTEPIFIGKPESIIMEQALEVLGVPKEDTLMVGDNYHTDILAGMNAGLDTLLVHTGVTSEEDLKRYDKQPTFTIGSLSNWKI; via the coding sequence ATGAAAAATTATAAAGGATACTTAATAGATTTGGATGGTACAATGTACCGCGGCAAGGAAAAAATCGAGGAAGCGGGTGATTTTGTTCACCGCCTCAAGGATAATGGAATCCCATACTTATTTGTGACAAACAATTCTTCGCGTCGACCAGAACAAGTAGCTGAAAAACTGCAGAATTTTGATATCCCTGCAGCCCCTGAACAAGTTTTCACAACTTCCATGGCAACTGCAAGCTATATTTATGAACGTAAGAATGATGCGTCCATTTATGTAATCGGAGAAGAAGGCATCCGAAATGCATTGGAAGAGAAGGGATTATCTTTAGTCGATGAAAACCCTGATTTTGTAGTGGTTGGCATCGACAGGTCGATCACATACGAAAAGCTGGCACTTGGTTGTCTTGGTGTCCGAAATGGGGCTGTCTTCATTTCGACCAATGGTGATATTGCCATTCCAACGGAAAGGGGGCTTTTGCCTGGAAACGGTTCGTTGACAAGCGTCATCACAGTTTCCACTCAAACAGAGCCGATCTTTATTGGAAAGCCTGAATCCATCATTATGGAACAGGCGCTGGAGGTACTGGGTGTGCCGAAGGAGGACACATTGATGGTCGGGGATAATTACCATACCGATATCTTGGCAGGTATGAATGCAGGTTTGGATACATTGTTGGTTCATACAGGAGTCACTTCGGAAGAGGACTTAAAAAGATATGACAAGCAGCCAACTTTTACGATCGGCAGCCTGTCCAATTGGAAAATTTAA
- a CDS encoding phosphatidylglycerophosphatase A family protein, which produces MTHKKDMSISEQTARKWLHERGVEIKDIAELVMFLQEKYHENLQIEECIENIERVLSKREVQNAILTGIQLDILAEKGMLEQPLQAIIEADEGLYGVDEILAFSIVNVYGSIGFTNYGYVDKLKPGILKDLNDKSSGKCHTFLDDIVGAIAAAASSRLAHRSD; this is translated from the coding sequence ATGACACATAAAAAGGATATGAGTATTTCAGAACAAACCGCACGCAAATGGCTGCATGAACGCGGCGTCGAAATCAAAGATATAGCAGAATTGGTCATGTTTCTTCAAGAAAAGTACCATGAAAATCTACAAATCGAAGAATGCATTGAAAATATCGAGCGCGTTTTATCAAAAAGAGAAGTGCAAAATGCGATTTTAACGGGCATTCAATTGGATATCCTTGCAGAAAAAGGGATGCTTGAACAACCGCTTCAGGCAATCATCGAGGCCGATGAAGGATTATATGGGGTAGATGAAATACTAGCCTTTTCGATCGTCAATGTATACGGTTCCATCGGGTTTACGAATTATGGCTATGTCGATAAGCTAAAACCAGGAATATTAAAAGATTTGAATGATAAGTCCAGTGGAAAATGCCATACTTTTCTAGACGATATTGTTGGAGCCATCGCTGCAGCTGCTTCAAGCAGACTGGCGCATCGCTCAGATTGA
- a CDS encoding cytosolic protein yields MERKNGERDKEDIPYSDFSNVETQRNFLVPETLPEGPYGSPRGKAAPVENKSTPWEEGQRYYSAFNYEFKSLHQDIPRKEPGSHPPHDDPERNEEPPYTENK; encoded by the coding sequence ATGGAAAGAAAGAACGGTGAACGGGATAAAGAAGATATTCCTTATTCCGACTTTTCGAATGTTGAAACGCAAAGAAATTTTTTAGTGCCTGAAACCCTCCCCGAAGGTCCTTATGGATCCCCCCGCGGAAAAGCAGCACCCGTCGAGAATAAATCGACCCCTTGGGAAGAAGGACAGCGCTACTATAGTGCGTTCAATTATGAATTCAAATCGCTTCATCAGGATATACCAAGGAAAGAGCCAGGCTCTCATCCCCCTCATGATGATCCCGAGCGAAATGAAGAGCCGCCTTATACTGAAAATAAGTAG
- a CDS encoding DUF86 domain-containing protein: MYFVDRQHIENTLRFMEQQLELLQKVSECQNDIERAAFERTSHIIIESILDVGNAMIDGFIMRDPGSYEDIVDILNDEKVVSDEMQTSLKVIVGYRKMLVQQYIEIDHSDLSEAFKKHLHALEQFSGCVRTYLLSELGPVSAFKN, translated from the coding sequence GTGTACTTTGTCGATCGTCAACATATAGAAAATACATTGCGGTTTATGGAACAGCAGCTTGAACTGCTTCAAAAAGTGAGTGAATGTCAAAATGATATTGAAAGGGCTGCATTTGAAAGGACTTCACATATCATCATCGAAAGTATTTTGGATGTCGGAAACGCCATGATAGATGGATTCATCATGAGGGATCCCGGCAGCTATGAGGATATCGTGGATATTTTGAATGATGAAAAAGTAGTTTCAGATGAGATGCAGACGAGCTTAAAGGTGATTGTAGGATATCGCAAAATGCTCGTTCAGCAATATATCGAAATTGATCACTCCGACCTTAGCGAAGCATTTAAGAAACATCTTCATGCACTCGAGCAGTTTAGCGGGTGTGTGCGCACCTATTTATTAAGTGAACTAGGTCCAGTTTCAGCCTTTAAAAATTGA
- a CDS encoding YhcN/YlaJ family sporulation lipoprotein codes for MLKLRSNIIVTSILGVALLSACSNHKAANDNHLFHDSGNTINVTDRQDLYNKNKTNTMKKRTEEFGYVRHQKSPIAGAKMNYKDIYAVDREKVADTISKMNVGSLPHVFDCSTLVTDHEVLMAYKTDVKGKKARNEVADQVKRTALSVVPGWYHVYVTDDPTLMRNVENIASMDANMDNVHNVVADTVKLMLERSPQGHVLSKGGVNENNEMTGETNDMIDKDEYNNELKKSKLKTPTSKDGMME; via the coding sequence GTGTTAAAATTGAGAAGCAACATCATTGTCACCTCTATATTGGGTGTAGCGCTTCTAAGTGCTTGTTCAAATCACAAAGCGGCAAATGACAATCACTTATTCCATGACAGCGGCAACACCATAAATGTGACAGACAGACAAGATCTTTATAATAAAAACAAAACGAATACAATGAAAAAACGGACTGAAGAATTTGGCTACGTCCGCCACCAAAAAAGTCCCATTGCCGGAGCTAAAATGAATTACAAGGATATTTATGCGGTAGATCGGGAAAAAGTAGCTGACACGATCAGTAAAATGAACGTTGGTTCCCTTCCCCATGTATTCGACTGCTCCACCCTTGTCACAGACCATGAAGTGCTTATGGCTTACAAAACAGACGTAAAAGGGAAAAAAGCCCGCAATGAAGTAGCGGATCAAGTGAAAAGAACTGCTCTTTCCGTCGTACCGGGCTGGTACCATGTATACGTCACCGACGATCCGACATTGATGCGTAATGTAGAAAATATCGCATCCATGGACGCGAATATGGATAATGTCCATAATGTCGTAGCAGATACCGTCAAACTCATGCTCGAACGCTCCCCGCAAGGGCACGTCCTTAGCAAAGGCGGCGTCAACGAGAACAACGAAATGACTGGCGAAACTAACGACATGATCGATA
- a CDS encoding YutD family protein, translating into MICINNQCYEVITEHRNGFNEESFRSRYSEILTKYDYIVGDWGYGQLRLKGFFDDQNQKANYDTKIATLKDYLYEYCNFGCAYFVAKKVKQ; encoded by the coding sequence ATGATTTGCATAAATAATCAATGCTATGAAGTCATTACTGAACATCGAAACGGCTTCAATGAGGAGTCATTTCGCAGTCGATATAGTGAAATATTAACGAAATATGACTATATTGTCGGGGATTGGGGCTATGGTCAATTGCGGTTGAAGGGGTTTTTTGATGATCAAAACCAAAAGGCGAACTATGATACCAAAATTGCCACATTAAAGGATTATTTGTATGAGTATTGTAATTTTGGCTGTGCTTATTTTGTAGCAAAAAAAGTTAAGCAATAA
- a CDS encoding DUF3055 domain-containing protein has translation MSERFYLYDDIENTKTRFVSFMGENQRFDLAIIRSERYYGKQLVLDIQGNRFAIIGPDDLDEEGYLEHAFRLSEDEAEELKDFLTEII, from the coding sequence ATGAGCGAGCGCTTTTATTTATATGATGACATCGAAAACACAAAGACAAGGTTCGTGAGTTTTATGGGGGAAAATCAACGCTTTGATTTGGCAATCATCCGTTCTGAAAGATATTACGGAAAACAGCTTGTATTGGATATACAAGGAAATCGTTTTGCGATCATTGGCCCGGATGATTTAGACGAAGAAGGATACTTGGAACATGCTTTTCGATTAAGTGAAGACGAAGCAGAAGAATTGAAGGATTTTCTTACCGAGATCATATAA